One Streptomyces sp. NBC_01217 genomic region harbors:
- a CDS encoding ATP-binding SpoIIE family protein phosphatase, which produces MNFTRWSARLPGTQRRAAARDDRSSVPSARAEYAQPETGPCPPEGDAHSEPPGAGGPHLEDLSARDILGQLPALVALVYGPDHRIAYVNDAYAAAFGSRPSGATAAEAMPELAELSLLPLMDQVLRSGTPRTVKSRKVRSGNSYTVTCTPVHRDIRHDKNITNDKNDKNDKNDKNRNKGSEGGVLVYAADVTDHAEAAERLRASERRHRETAVTLQRSLLPQELEQPDDLRIAATYQPGGTDAAVGGDWYDVITIGAGRTALVIGDVMGRGVRAAAVMGQLRTAVRAYARLDLPPHEVLQLLDGLAAEIDASQIATCAYAVHDPNEGRLVYASAGHLPILVCHEDGTVHRAEDPTGPPLGTGGWIHTSGAIALPPGSTAVLYTDGLVERRSEDIDEGVAALERALSGAKGSPQVVCDRLIRSLGVTAEHDDDVAVLVVQHPARTGADAELFHNASLDLLGGVEAAPRARAFATGVLTSWRFPVELCDLGVLAAGELVANSLKHGTPPMRLGLRRTDRRLIIEVTDGDDHLPRRRRADPADESGRGISIVATIATSWGSRRTPGGGKAVWCEFALPQ; this is translated from the coding sequence GTGAACTTCACGCGTTGGAGCGCCCGCCTACCCGGAACGCAGCGCCGCGCCGCCGCACGGGACGACCGCAGTTCCGTGCCCTCGGCCCGCGCCGAGTACGCACAGCCCGAGACCGGTCCCTGCCCGCCGGAGGGCGACGCGCACAGCGAGCCTCCCGGGGCCGGCGGCCCCCACCTGGAGGATCTCTCCGCCCGGGACATCCTCGGCCAGCTCCCTGCCCTGGTGGCTCTGGTGTACGGCCCCGACCACCGGATCGCGTACGTCAACGACGCCTACGCCGCTGCCTTCGGATCCCGCCCATCCGGCGCCACCGCGGCCGAGGCCATGCCCGAGCTCGCCGAGCTCAGCCTGCTGCCCCTCATGGACCAGGTCCTGCGCAGCGGCACGCCTCGTACGGTCAAGTCCCGCAAGGTCCGCAGCGGCAATTCGTACACAGTGACCTGCACCCCGGTGCACAGGGACATCAGGCACGACAAGAACATCACGAACGACAAGAACGACAAGAACGACAAGAACGACAAGAACAGGAACAAAGGCAGCGAAGGCGGAGTGCTCGTGTACGCCGCCGACGTCACCGACCACGCCGAAGCCGCCGAACGGCTCCGCGCCAGCGAGCGCCGCCACCGCGAAACGGCCGTCACCCTCCAGCGCTCCCTGCTCCCGCAGGAGCTGGAGCAGCCCGACGACTTGCGGATCGCCGCCACCTACCAGCCCGGCGGCACGGACGCCGCGGTCGGCGGCGACTGGTACGACGTGATCACGATCGGCGCGGGCCGTACCGCCCTGGTCATCGGGGACGTGATGGGCCGTGGGGTGCGAGCCGCCGCCGTCATGGGCCAGCTCCGCACGGCCGTGCGCGCCTACGCCCGCCTCGACCTCCCGCCGCACGAGGTGCTCCAGCTCCTCGACGGTCTCGCCGCCGAGATCGACGCCAGCCAGATCGCCACCTGCGCCTACGCGGTCCACGATCCGAACGAGGGCCGCCTCGTCTACGCCTCCGCCGGCCACCTCCCGATCCTGGTGTGCCACGAGGACGGTACGGTCCACCGCGCCGAGGACCCGACGGGCCCGCCGCTCGGCACCGGCGGCTGGATCCACACCTCGGGCGCGATCGCGCTGCCGCCCGGCTCCACCGCGGTCCTCTACACGGACGGCCTGGTGGAACGCCGCAGCGAGGACATCGACGAGGGCGTCGCCGCTCTGGAACGGGCCCTGTCCGGTGCCAAGGGCTCACCCCAGGTGGTCTGCGACCGGCTGATCCGCTCCCTCGGCGTCACCGCGGAACACGACGACGACGTGGCGGTGCTGGTGGTCCAGCACCCCGCCCGTACAGGGGCGGACGCGGAGCTGTTCCACAACGCCTCGCTCGATCTCCTCGGCGGCGTCGAAGCGGCCCCGCGCGCCCGAGCCTTCGCGACCGGCGTCCTGACGTCGTGGCGCTTCCCGGTCGAGCTCTGCGACCTGGGCGTACTGGCCGCCGGTGAACTCGTCGCGAACTCCCTCAAGCACGGCACCCCGCCGATGCGCCTTGGCCTGCGCCGTACCGACCGCCGCCTGATCATCGAGGTGACCGACGGCGACGACCACCTGCCGCGCCGCCGCCGGGCCGATCCGGCGGACGAGTCGGGCCGCGGCATCTCCATCGTCGCGACGATCGCCACGTCCTGGGGCAGCCGCCGCACACCGGGCGGAGGCAAAGCGGTCTGGTGCGAATTCGCCCTGCCGCAATAG
- a CDS encoding MFS transporter: MGAALRRIQLGSALSAFGLGFTVPYLYVYVAQVRDLGAGTAGVVLAVFAMAALAVLPFTGRAIDRRGPLPVLVVASAFASLGAVALGLSSSVTASVLSAALLGAGTAVMQPALATMLVWCSSTATRTRAFAMQFFLQNLGLGIGGLVGGQIVDTSRPETFTLLFLIEAVMFIVLGVIASTVRLSRTPSFSDARPTDGSKAPGGLRALLSHRAMVQLCVLGFVLFFACYGQFESGLAAYGTEAAGIQPSTLGIALAANTAVIVVAQFVVLRLVERRRRSRVIAAVGLIWAFAWIVAGYAGLGHGSQTMATAAMISTYALFGLGESMLSPTVAPLVADLAPESMVGQYNSAFALCKQLALAVGPAVGGPMGATLHGPYIVTFVLFSLGITVLALRLGRRLTPVQDQPSLETVPSRVVAVSLPEAESVAASAVGTR; encoded by the coding sequence ATGGGTGCAGCACTGCGGCGGATCCAGCTGGGCAGCGCGCTGAGCGCGTTCGGGCTCGGGTTCACCGTTCCGTATCTGTACGTCTATGTGGCGCAGGTACGGGATCTGGGTGCCGGCACTGCGGGCGTCGTGCTGGCGGTCTTCGCCATGGCCGCGCTCGCCGTTCTGCCGTTCACCGGGCGTGCCATCGACCGGCGCGGACCGCTGCCCGTGCTCGTCGTCGCCTCGGCCTTCGCTTCCCTGGGCGCGGTCGCCCTCGGCCTGTCGTCGAGCGTGACCGCCTCCGTGCTGTCGGCCGCGCTCCTCGGCGCGGGTACGGCGGTCATGCAGCCGGCACTCGCCACCATGCTTGTGTGGTGTTCCAGCACCGCCACCCGTACGCGTGCCTTCGCCATGCAGTTCTTCCTGCAGAACCTCGGACTCGGCATCGGTGGACTGGTCGGCGGGCAGATCGTCGACACGAGCCGACCGGAGACCTTCACCCTGCTGTTCCTCATCGAGGCCGTGATGTTCATCGTGCTCGGTGTCATCGCCTCCACGGTGCGGCTGTCCCGTACCCCCTCCTTCTCCGACGCCAGGCCCACCGACGGGTCAAAGGCGCCGGGCGGGCTGCGGGCGCTGCTCTCGCACCGGGCCATGGTTCAGCTGTGCGTGCTGGGATTCGTGCTGTTCTTCGCCTGCTACGGACAGTTCGAGTCCGGGCTCGCGGCATACGGCACCGAGGCCGCCGGGATCCAGCCGTCGACGCTCGGTATCGCGCTGGCCGCCAACACGGCCGTCATCGTCGTGGCGCAGTTCGTCGTGCTGCGTCTCGTCGAGCGCCGCAGGCGCAGCCGGGTCATCGCCGCAGTCGGCCTGATCTGGGCGTTCGCCTGGATCGTGGCGGGGTACGCGGGGCTCGGGCACGGCAGCCAGACCATGGCGACGGCCGCGATGATCTCCACGTACGCGCTGTTCGGACTCGGTGAGTCGATGCTGTCGCCGACCGTGGCGCCGCTGGTCGCCGACCTGGCGCCGGAGTCGATGGTCGGGCAGTACAACTCCGCGTTCGCCCTGTGCAAGCAGCTCGCGCTGGCGGTCGGTCCGGCAGTGGGCGGGCCGATGGGGGCGACGCTGCACGGGCCGTACATCGTGACGTTCGTGTTGTTCTCGCTGGGCATCACGGTGCTGGCGCTGCGGCTCGGCCGACGGCTCACTCCCGTACAGGACCAGCCTTCTCTGGAGACTGTGCCGTCCAGGGTGGTGGCCGTGTCTCTGCCCGAGGCCGAGTCCGTGGCCGCCTCTGCCGTCGGCACTCGCTGA
- a CDS encoding MarR family winged helix-turn-helix transcriptional regulator: MSDTTEPPGPQEPSLDEQIAAYQREFRDLDPQVEQVVSALGRLNRRMNVAYGRQVAALGISNAEWEVLKTLVLAGTPYRLGPGELAKRLGLTPAAMTHRIDRMASEGLVTRDRDENNRVRVIVELTDEGRTKWLEAMRMASDFEEDLLQDLTSDERGVLGDMLIRLLRRVEHAQPDAGGRLTDLG, encoded by the coding sequence ATGTCCGACACCACCGAGCCGCCCGGCCCCCAGGAGCCGAGCCTCGACGAGCAGATCGCCGCCTATCAGCGCGAGTTCCGGGACCTGGACCCCCAGGTCGAGCAGGTCGTCTCGGCCCTGGGCCGACTGAACCGCCGGATGAACGTGGCGTACGGACGCCAGGTCGCCGCCCTCGGCATCAGCAACGCCGAATGGGAGGTCCTCAAGACCCTGGTCCTGGCCGGCACCCCGTACCGCCTGGGTCCGGGAGAACTCGCCAAGCGCCTCGGCCTCACCCCGGCGGCGATGACCCACCGCATCGACCGCATGGCGAGCGAGGGCCTGGTCACCCGCGACCGGGACGAGAACAACCGGGTACGCGTGATCGTCGAGCTGACCGACGAAGGCCGTACGAAGTGGCTGGAGGCGATGCGCATGGCCTCCGACTTCGAGGAGGACCTGCTCCAGGACCTCACAAGTGACGAACGCGGAGTCCTCGGCGACATGCTGATCCGCCTGCTGCGCCGCGTGGAGCACGCCCAGCCGGACGCCGGCGGCCGCCTCACCGATCTGGGCTGA